A region of Chitinophaga horti DNA encodes the following proteins:
- a CDS encoding DUF1573 domain-containing protein, translating to MKKFILSLFASMLLTTALWAQAQTGAPANPVDAKIKFTKETVDFGKTKLNKPVSAEFEFVNVSKEPVIIEAARPSCGCTTPTWTKEPILPGKKGKITANYSANAVGKQQKTVWVKLKGVDQDKELHLEGIVEN from the coding sequence ATGAAAAAATTTATCTTATCCCTATTTGCAAGCATGCTGTTAACAACAGCGCTTTGGGCTCAGGCTCAGACTGGTGCGCCCGCTAACCCGGTTGACGCCAAAATCAAATTCACAAAAGAAACAGTTGACTTTGGCAAAACCAAACTCAATAAGCCTGTTAGTGCTGAATTTGAATTTGTGAACGTTAGTAAGGAGCCGGTAATTATCGAAGCCGCTCGTCCGAGCTGTGGTTGCACCACTCCAACCTGGACCAAAGAGCCGATTCTGCCTGGTAAAAAAGGTAAGATCACTGCGAATTACAGCGCTAATGCAGTAGGTAAACAACAAAAGACCGTTTGGGTGAAACTGAAGGGCGTGGATCAGGATAAGGAATTGCACCTTGAAGGTATCGTAGAAAACTAA
- a CDS encoding D-2-hydroxyacid dehydrogenase, with protein MQIVILDGKTLNPGDLSWAPLEELGEVKVYERTAEHEVAGRCKDADIILTNKAIVNEATINSLDKLKYIGVTATGFNIVDVQAAKRRNIIVTNVPAYGTASVAQLTFSLILEHCFNVGRHAISVREGEWAGSKDFSYWKAPLTELSGKTLGIIGLGQIGQAVARLGLAFGMQVIASHKHPERDKMVGVRFVDLETCFSEADFVSLHCPLNNDNKGFVNKELLARMKPSAFLVNTSRGPLINEADLADALNNNQIAGAGLDVLAQEPPAADNPLLKAKKCIITPHIAWATTEARRRLMSVVIDNVKAFVDGRPQHVVG; from the coding sequence ATGCAGATCGTTATATTGGATGGAAAAACGCTAAACCCCGGCGACCTGAGCTGGGCACCGCTCGAAGAGTTAGGTGAGGTGAAGGTTTATGAAAGAACAGCTGAACACGAAGTGGCCGGAAGGTGTAAGGACGCTGATATCATATTAACCAACAAAGCCATCGTGAACGAAGCCACGATCAATTCGCTGGACAAGTTGAAATACATTGGCGTCACTGCCACGGGCTTTAACATCGTGGATGTGCAGGCGGCGAAACGACGTAACATCATCGTCACGAATGTACCTGCATACGGAACCGCATCCGTAGCGCAACTCACTTTTTCATTGATATTGGAACATTGCTTTAACGTTGGCAGGCACGCCATCAGCGTTCGGGAAGGAGAGTGGGCGGGCAGCAAGGATTTTAGCTATTGGAAAGCCCCACTTACCGAATTGAGCGGCAAGACTTTGGGCATTATTGGTTTGGGCCAGATTGGACAGGCAGTGGCCCGCCTCGGATTAGCATTTGGTATGCAGGTAATCGCATCTCACAAACATCCCGAAAGGGATAAGATGGTCGGCGTGCGTTTTGTTGACCTGGAAACCTGCTTTAGCGAAGCGGACTTTGTATCGCTACACTGCCCGTTAAATAACGACAACAAAGGTTTCGTGAATAAAGAATTGCTGGCGCGTATGAAGCCATCCGCTTTCCTGGTGAATACCAGCCGCGGGCCATTGATCAATGAAGCAGATCTTGCTGATGCGCTTAATAATAATCAAATCGCCGGTGCCGGCCTGGATGTGTTGGCCCAGGAGCCGCCGGCGGCAGACAATCCGCTGCTAAAAGCGAAAAAATGCATCATTACACCGCATATCGCCTGGGCTACAACCGAGGCGCGTAGAAGGCTGATGAGTGTGGTCATTGATAACGTGAAAGCGTTTGTGGACGGGCGGCCGCAGCATGTTGTTGGCTAA
- a CDS encoding MFS transporter: MKTDTKPFVTPAGTKQPAVSLFNAAVIVASLGYFVDIYDLLLFGIIRIKSLASLGLSPEQIESVGLQLINVQMLGLLVGGIIWGVLGDKKGRLSVLFGSILLYSVANIANGLIGGENAIFWYMVWRFIAGLGLAGELGAGITLVSEILPKEKRGLGTMIVASVGISGAVVAYFVSNALGDNWRVCYFIGGGLGLALLVLRVSVVESGMFKNVQQQEGISRGNYFKFFTSRERLLRYLKCILIGLPTWYVVGILVSFSDRFAEKMGVQGTIDPGKAIMICYACLTLGDLASGYFSQVLKSRKKVLYIFYTLTLISVLLYFRANGVSDTMFYSIIGLMGFSVGFWAIFVTVSAEQFGTNLRATAATTVPNFARGMLNLISILFVMLQKTVFGLSYLQSGLITGLICIAIAFIAAFWIEETFGKDLNYVEQ; this comes from the coding sequence ATGAAAACTGATACAAAACCTTTCGTGACTCCGGCTGGTACGAAGCAACCAGCCGTATCCCTATTCAATGCGGCCGTAATTGTGGCCTCCCTGGGTTATTTCGTTGATATCTACGACCTCCTGTTGTTTGGTATTATTCGTATTAAAAGTCTGGCCTCCCTGGGCCTTTCGCCCGAACAGATCGAAAGCGTCGGTCTGCAATTGATCAACGTCCAGATGCTCGGCCTCCTCGTTGGCGGTATTATCTGGGGCGTACTGGGCGACAAAAAAGGCCGCCTGTCCGTACTGTTCGGCTCCATCCTCCTGTATTCCGTTGCCAACATCGCGAATGGCCTGATCGGCGGCGAAAACGCGATCTTCTGGTACATGGTATGGCGTTTCATCGCAGGTTTAGGCCTCGCCGGTGAACTGGGCGCCGGCATCACGCTGGTGTCCGAAATTCTGCCTAAAGAGAAAAGAGGCCTGGGCACCATGATCGTCGCCAGCGTAGGCATCTCCGGTGCAGTAGTCGCCTACTTCGTGTCAAACGCCCTGGGCGATAACTGGCGTGTTTGTTACTTCATCGGCGGCGGACTGGGACTGGCTTTGCTGGTACTACGTGTAAGCGTGGTGGAATCCGGCATGTTCAAGAACGTGCAACAGCAGGAAGGCATTAGCCGCGGCAACTATTTCAAATTCTTCACAAGCAGGGAAAGACTGCTCCGTTACCTGAAATGTATCCTTATCGGCTTGCCGACCTGGTACGTGGTAGGTATCCTCGTATCGTTCTCTGATCGTTTTGCCGAAAAGATGGGCGTGCAGGGAACGATCGATCCGGGTAAAGCCATCATGATCTGTTATGCCTGTCTCACGCTGGGTGATCTGGCCAGCGGTTATTTCAGCCAGGTGTTAAAGAGCCGGAAAAAAGTGCTCTACATCTTCTATACACTCACTCTTATCAGCGTACTGTTATATTTCCGTGCTAATGGTGTGAGCGATACAATGTTCTACAGCATTATTGGGTTGATGGGCTTCAGCGTTGGGTTCTGGGCCATATTTGTAACCGTATCAGCCGAACAGTTTGGCACGAACCTGCGTGCGACTGCGGCGACTACGGTGCCTAACTTCGCCCGTGGTATGCTGAACCTGATCTCGATACTGTTCGTGATGTTGCAAAAAACGGTGTTCGGATTATCGTACCTGCAGAGCGGTCTTATCACAGGTCTTATCTGCATCGCTATCGCTTTCATCGCCGCTTTCTGGATCGAGGAAACGTTTGGCAAAGACCTGAACTACGTAGAGCAATAA
- a CDS encoding dicarboxylate/amino acid:cation symporter, which translates to MKKSNRLTVFIFVALIIGVVTGLLYFQMVPDLATRESFADKVSIITTIFLRLVKMIIAPLVFSTLVVGVAKLGDIKAVGRIGGRTMIWFMSATFVSLFLGMVLVNILRPGESLDMALPDVHKTLALEKGKMTFQNFLIHVFPDSAVQAMAQNEILQIVVFSLFFGVATAAIGEKGEPVVKLMDSVAHVMLKLTGYVMNFAPFAVFAAVAGVTAKLGADVLWTYLKFIGQFYLGLAILWLVLCSAGYLVIGKRVIDLIKSLGRPISMAFGTASSEAAYPRTMEQLEKFGCDNRIVSFVLPLGYSFNLDGSMMYMTFASLFIAQAYGIHLDFGQQMSMLLVLMVTSKGVAGVPRASLVVIAGTLSMFNIPEAGLFLLLGIDHFLDMGRSATNVIGNAMATTVVSKWEGKLAQPLPEK; encoded by the coding sequence ATGAAGAAATCGAACCGGCTTACGGTTTTTATTTTTGTGGCGTTGATTATTGGAGTGGTGACGGGCTTGTTGTATTTCCAGATGGTGCCCGACCTGGCTACCAGGGAATCGTTTGCCGATAAAGTTTCTATCATCACTACGATCTTCCTCCGGCTTGTGAAGATGATCATTGCTCCACTTGTGTTCTCTACGCTCGTGGTAGGGGTGGCCAAACTGGGCGATATAAAAGCGGTGGGACGTATCGGTGGCCGCACCATGATATGGTTCATGTCTGCGACATTCGTTTCGCTCTTTTTAGGGATGGTGTTAGTGAACATTCTGCGACCAGGTGAGTCGCTCGACATGGCCTTGCCAGACGTTCATAAGACGCTGGCGCTCGAAAAAGGCAAAATGACTTTCCAGAACTTCCTGATACATGTGTTCCCTGACAGTGCCGTGCAGGCGATGGCGCAGAACGAAATCCTGCAGATCGTCGTGTTCTCGCTCTTCTTCGGTGTGGCTACTGCAGCTATTGGCGAAAAGGGAGAACCAGTTGTGAAACTGATGGATAGCGTGGCACACGTCATGCTTAAGCTGACGGGCTACGTGATGAACTTTGCACCGTTTGCAGTATTTGCAGCAGTGGCCGGCGTTACCGCTAAACTGGGCGCCGATGTACTTTGGACCTACCTGAAGTTTATTGGTCAATTTTATCTTGGCCTGGCTATTTTGTGGCTGGTGCTTTGTTCCGCAGGTTACCTGGTTATCGGCAAACGTGTAATTGATCTGATTAAAAGCCTTGGACGTCCGATTTCAATGGCGTTTGGCACGGCCAGCAGTGAGGCGGCCTATCCCCGCACGATGGAGCAGCTAGAAAAGTTCGGATGTGATAACAGGATCGTTAGTTTCGTATTGCCGCTCGGCTATTCGTTTAACCTCGACGGTTCCATGATGTACATGACTTTCGCGAGCCTTTTCATTGCGCAGGCATACGGCATTCACCTGGATTTTGGTCAGCAGATGTCTATGCTGCTCGTACTCATGGTCACCAGCAAAGGCGTAGCAGGCGTCCCCAGGGCTTCCCTGGTCGTTATCGCCGGTACACTCTCTATGTTCAATATCCCCGAGGCCGGTTTATTCCTGCTGCTCGGCATAGACCACTTCCTGGACATGGGGCGTTCGGCCACTAACGTGATCGGTAACGCCATGGCCACCACGGTCGTTTCCAAATGGGAGGGAAAACTGGCGCAACCTTTACCTGAAAAATAA
- a CDS encoding DedA family protein: MDQIIEFLKHIISPEWIIDNGGLYFLLAIVFAETGLFVGFFLPGDSLLFVAGIYGDRLCQSFYDIPFFVLMTMIAITGVIGNMVGFWFGQKSGPLLFKRKDTFLFKKKHLYQAQDFYNKHGGGAVFLARFLPVVRTFAPIIAGVVGMERKKFMFYNVIGSFSWVFSMMLAGHYLDKVWPNLKDHLELIIIIIIVVTTAPVVIKLAFGKPKAKEQKHPEDHFVGPDGDTPPSEPGL; this comes from the coding sequence ATGGATCAGATTATTGAATTTCTTAAGCACATTATTAGCCCCGAATGGATTATCGATAATGGGGGATTGTATTTCCTGCTAGCCATTGTGTTTGCAGAAACGGGACTTTTTGTGGGTTTTTTCCTGCCTGGCGACTCATTGCTTTTTGTAGCCGGTATTTATGGAGACAGACTTTGCCAAAGCTTTTATGATATTCCCTTTTTCGTGTTGATGACGATGATCGCCATTACCGGTGTAATCGGTAACATGGTTGGTTTCTGGTTCGGACAAAAGTCAGGTCCGTTACTGTTCAAACGTAAAGACACATTCCTGTTCAAGAAAAAACATTTATACCAGGCACAGGACTTTTACAACAAACATGGTGGCGGAGCCGTATTCCTGGCCCGTTTCCTCCCTGTAGTAAGAACTTTTGCCCCTATCATTGCTGGTGTTGTGGGAATGGAACGTAAGAAATTTATGTTCTATAACGTGATCGGATCTTTCTCATGGGTATTCTCTATGATGCTTGCAGGGCACTACCTGGATAAGGTTTGGCCTAACCTGAAAGACCACCTGGAGCTGATTATTATAATTATCATCGTGGTAACCACTGCGCCGGTAGTTATTAAGCTGGCGTTCGGCAAGCCAAAGGCGAAAGAGCAGAAGCATCCGGAAGACCACTTCGTTGGTCCGGATGGCGACACGCCGCCTTCCGAGCCCGGCCTCTAA
- a CDS encoding YebC/PmpR family DNA-binding transcriptional regulator — protein MGRIFEVRKSTMFARWDRMAKQFTRIGKDIAIAVKQGGGDPDNNPALRRCIQNARGVNMPKDRVEAAIKRAVEGKDKTNYEEVAYEGYAPHGVAIMVDTTTDNTTRTVANVRMHFNKTGGSLGNSGSVAFMFNRLGVFKIKNEGLNLEDLELELIDFGLEEIGEDSDGNIILRTTFTEFGNMAKALEEKGITPISSELQRIPLNTVELNEEQAKEVFELIDRLEQDDDVQQVFHNMK, from the coding sequence ATGGGAAGAATATTTGAAGTAAGAAAGTCCACCATGTTTGCCCGCTGGGACAGGATGGCAAAACAATTTACCCGCATCGGCAAAGATATCGCTATTGCCGTTAAACAAGGCGGTGGCGACCCCGATAACAACCCCGCCCTGCGCAGGTGCATCCAGAACGCCCGCGGCGTAAACATGCCGAAGGACCGTGTGGAGGCTGCAATCAAGCGTGCTGTGGAGGGTAAAGACAAAACGAACTACGAAGAAGTTGCTTACGAAGGTTACGCACCACATGGCGTGGCGATTATGGTGGATACCACTACCGATAACACGACCCGTACCGTAGCAAACGTGCGTATGCACTTTAATAAAACCGGCGGCAGCCTCGGTAACAGCGGTTCCGTAGCTTTTATGTTCAACCGTTTGGGCGTATTCAAAATTAAAAACGAAGGTCTCAACCTGGAAGACCTGGAACTGGAACTGATCGACTTCGGTCTGGAAGAAATCGGGGAAGATAGCGATGGAAATATCATCCTGCGCACCACCTTTACCGAGTTCGGTAACATGGCGAAAGCCCTGGAAGAAAAAGGCATCACCCCCATCTCCTCAGAACTGCAGCGTATTCCGCTGAATACCGTGGAGCTGAACGAAGAGCAGGCGAAGGAAGTATTCGAACTCATTGATCGCCTGGAGCAGGACGATGACGTGCAGCAGGTGTTTCACAACATGAAGTAG
- a CDS encoding YceI family protein produces MKQILLLLLVCCRLTVAGQPATWKLDRVHSSVKFGVTHMLISEVEGKFSSYDGTFKSAKPDFTDAVINFNVDVLSIDTDDDNRDKHLRSADFFNAEEYPKMTFKSTKFTRQDENRYLLEGDLTIRGITKKTNFNVTLGGQTTDSKGRTHAGFKANTYINRFDYNLKWDKKTETGGMVVDKMVNVTLNLEFIRQP; encoded by the coding sequence ATGAAACAAATACTATTGCTGTTGCTCGTATGCTGCCGGTTAACTGTTGCCGGTCAGCCAGCCACCTGGAAACTGGACAGGGTGCATTCTTCCGTAAAATTCGGCGTTACGCACATGCTGATTTCGGAAGTAGAAGGAAAATTTTCCAGTTATGATGGTACTTTCAAAAGTGCCAAACCAGATTTTACCGATGCCGTTATCAACTTTAACGTAGATGTACTCAGCATCGACACAGATGATGATAACCGGGACAAACACCTGAGATCGGCCGACTTTTTTAATGCGGAGGAGTATCCGAAGATGACTTTCAAGAGCACTAAGTTTACCCGGCAGGATGAAAACAGGTATTTACTTGAGGGCGACCTGACGATCAGGGGAATTACAAAGAAGACCAATTTCAACGTAACATTGGGCGGGCAAACGACCGACAGCAAAGGAAGAACGCACGCGGGCTTTAAGGCAAATACTTACATCAACAGGTTTGACTACAACCTCAAATGGGATAAAAAGACGGAAACAGGCGGGATGGTAGTCGACAAAATGGTAAACGTTACGCTCAACCTTGAATTTATCCGGCAGCCATAA
- a CDS encoding amino acid permease: MSKIFAKKSLPLLLADASESEKGLKRTLGSGALVALGIGAIIGAGLFSLTGIAAAENAGPAVTISFILAAVGCAFAGLCYAEFASMIPVAGSAYTYSYATMGEFVAWIIGWDLVLEYALGAATVAVSWSRYLLEFLHKFGIHLPQNLVCSPWETLKLSDGTVINGGMFNLPAVIIVILLSLLLIRGTKESATLNNILVILKVAVVLVFIALGWSHIDPANYTPYIPDNTGKYENFGWTGIATGAAVVFFAFIGFDAVSTAAQEAKNPAKGMPIGILGSLVVCTVLYVLFAHVMTGLLNYKLFANDAKPVATAFAKTGYDFLQNGLILAILAGYTSVMLVMLMGQSRVFYSMSRDGLLPKFFSEVHPKFRTPWKTNLFFMVFVSIFAGLVPVSQLGHMVSIGTLFAFVLVCVGVMIMRRTMPDIPRAFKTPLVPVVPILGILVCGYLMYSLPGESWLRLAAWLALGLVIYFTYGIKNSKINDRA, encoded by the coding sequence ATGAGCAAGATTTTTGCTAAAAAATCTCTTCCTTTATTATTAGCAGATGCATCAGAGTCAGAGAAGGGCCTAAAGAGAACGCTGGGCTCCGGGGCACTGGTTGCATTGGGTATTGGTGCTATCATCGGCGCCGGCCTTTTTTCCCTTACCGGTATCGCAGCTGCTGAAAATGCAGGCCCGGCAGTAACTATCTCATTTATATTAGCCGCAGTTGGTTGTGCTTTCGCAGGACTTTGCTACGCAGAATTTGCCTCCATGATCCCTGTGGCGGGCAGTGCTTATACTTACTCTTATGCTACCATGGGCGAATTTGTAGCCTGGATCATTGGTTGGGACCTCGTGCTGGAATATGCGCTGGGTGCGGCTACCGTAGCTGTAAGCTGGTCTCGTTACCTGCTTGAATTCCTTCACAAATTTGGTATTCATCTTCCGCAAAACCTGGTGTGCTCACCCTGGGAAACGCTGAAGCTGAGCGACGGCACCGTAATTAATGGAGGTATGTTCAACCTGCCTGCGGTGATCATCGTTATTCTGCTTTCCCTGTTGCTGATCCGCGGTACGAAAGAATCTGCTACACTGAACAACATACTCGTTATCCTGAAAGTTGCAGTAGTATTGGTTTTCATCGCATTAGGCTGGAGCCACATAGACCCTGCTAACTATACTCCTTACATTCCTGATAACACTGGTAAATACGAAAACTTCGGCTGGACCGGTATTGCCACCGGCGCCGCCGTGGTGTTCTTTGCCTTTATCGGTTTCGATGCCGTATCGACTGCTGCACAGGAAGCTAAAAATCCGGCCAAAGGTATGCCTATTGGTATTTTGGGTTCCCTGGTAGTTTGTACCGTACTTTATGTGCTTTTCGCACACGTAATGACTGGTTTGCTCAATTATAAATTGTTTGCGAACGATGCAAAACCTGTAGCTACGGCATTTGCCAAAACTGGTTACGACTTCCTGCAAAACGGTTTGATCCTCGCGATTCTTGCGGGCTATACCTCGGTAATGCTGGTGATGTTGATGGGCCAGAGCCGTGTGTTCTACTCTATGAGCCGCGATGGTCTGCTGCCTAAGTTCTTCAGCGAGGTGCACCCTAAATTCCGCACGCCATGGAAAACTAACCTGTTCTTCATGGTATTTGTAAGCATCTTCGCAGGTCTGGTACCGGTAAGCCAGCTCGGACATATGGTGAGCATTGGTACTCTGTTCGCGTTCGTGCTGGTGTGTGTGGGTGTAATGATCATGCGCAGAACAATGCCCGACATTCCGCGCGCATTTAAAACGCCGCTTGTACCGGTTGTACCGATCCTGGGCATACTGGTTTGTGGTTACCTGATGTACTCCCTCCCTGGTGAAAGCTGGCTGCGTCTTGCCGCCTGGCTGGCACTTGGCCTGGTGATTTACTTCACTTATGGTATCAAAAACAGCAAAATCAATGACAGGGCTTAA
- a CDS encoding alpha-ketoacid dehydrogenase subunit alpha/beta, which produces MIENNELLAMNKESQLSFEQFRKEILNDYRLACESREVSLLARKEVLTGKAKFGIFGDGKEIAQIAMAKYFKPGDFRSGYYRDQTFAFASGIANMEQFFSQLYADPDIENDPFSAGRQMNSHFATPNIDEDGNWLPLTAMMNTAADMAPTAAQMPRALGLAYASKLFREVDELKSLSHLSHNGNEICFATIGDASTSEGHFWETINAAGVLQVPLAVFVWDDGYGISVPRKHQTTKGSISAALEGFRKSEQSNGWDIYNVKGWDYAGMCEVFEEALRKVRETHVPALFHVEEITQPQGHSTSGSHERYKSKERLSWEKEFDCNLKFRQWIISNALADDATLHEVELTAKSVVLEAKKRAWDKYITPVKQQVAQAIALLKAVVDEGSVDTAFVERIRQELATNREPLRRDVLKAMASVLVRNKKQQSPALQDLKAFYNAQSATERDNYNSYLHATGANSALNVPEVPAYYGSQPTVLNGYEVLNRYFDELFSNNPNVFAFGEDVGKIGDVNQGFAGLQQKHGKLRISDTGIRELTIMGQGIGMALRGLRPIAEIQYLDYLLYGLQPLSDDVASLQYRTKGKQFCPIIVRTRGHRLEGIWHSGSPMGMIINSLRGFHICVPRNMVQAAGMYNTLLQAHEPALLIESLNGYRLKETMPENLTEFTVPLGVVDVLKEGSDITIVSYGSTLRVVEEAMQTLDELGISVELLDIQTLLPFDIHQTILKSLKKTNRILFVDEDVPGGGTAFMFQQVIEGQGGYRHLDVSPRTLSAQPHRPAYGSDGDYFSKPNVEDVIAVVVDMMEE; this is translated from the coding sequence ATGATAGAAAACAACGAACTATTAGCTATGAATAAGGAAAGCCAGTTATCATTCGAGCAGTTCCGCAAGGAAATATTAAATGATTACCGGCTCGCCTGCGAAAGCAGGGAAGTAAGCCTTTTGGCGAGGAAGGAAGTGTTGACGGGGAAGGCTAAATTTGGCATCTTTGGCGATGGTAAAGAAATCGCTCAGATTGCCATGGCTAAATATTTCAAGCCTGGCGATTTTCGCTCGGGATATTACCGCGATCAGACGTTTGCGTTTGCGAGTGGGATCGCGAATATGGAACAATTTTTTTCCCAGCTATATGCAGATCCAGATATTGAGAACGATCCGTTTTCTGCAGGCCGGCAAATGAACTCTCATTTTGCCACGCCTAATATCGATGAAGACGGTAACTGGTTGCCACTTACCGCCATGATGAATACTGCAGCAGATATGGCGCCTACTGCGGCGCAGATGCCGCGTGCACTTGGGCTTGCATACGCTTCCAAGCTGTTCAGGGAAGTAGACGAGCTGAAATCGCTTTCGCATTTATCACATAACGGTAACGAGATTTGCTTCGCCACTATTGGCGATGCATCTACCTCGGAGGGCCATTTCTGGGAAACCATTAATGCGGCCGGCGTGTTGCAGGTACCGCTTGCCGTATTTGTCTGGGACGACGGCTATGGCATCTCCGTACCGCGCAAGCACCAAACTACCAAAGGCTCTATTAGTGCAGCGCTGGAAGGTTTCCGGAAGTCGGAGCAATCCAATGGCTGGGATATATATAATGTAAAGGGTTGGGATTATGCCGGGATGTGTGAAGTGTTCGAAGAAGCACTTCGTAAAGTGCGCGAAACGCACGTGCCAGCATTGTTTCATGTAGAAGAGATCACGCAGCCACAGGGGCACTCCACCTCCGGTTCGCATGAAAGATATAAGAGCAAAGAACGTCTGAGCTGGGAAAAGGAGTTTGATTGTAATCTTAAATTCCGCCAGTGGATTATCAGCAACGCATTAGCTGATGATGCAACGTTGCATGAAGTAGAACTTACCGCGAAGTCAGTTGTACTTGAAGCAAAGAAACGTGCCTGGGATAAATACATCACACCAGTTAAACAGCAAGTTGCACAAGCAATTGCCCTGTTAAAAGCAGTTGTTGATGAAGGAAGTGTTGATACTGCATTTGTTGAACGCATCCGTCAGGAGCTGGCGACTAATCGCGAACCACTTCGCAGAGATGTGCTGAAAGCTATGGCCAGCGTGTTAGTACGAAATAAAAAACAGCAATCACCTGCGCTCCAGGACCTGAAAGCATTTTATAATGCCCAGTCGGCAACAGAGCGTGATAATTATAATTCTTACCTCCATGCGACGGGCGCCAACTCTGCGTTGAACGTTCCGGAAGTGCCGGCCTACTACGGTTCTCAGCCAACGGTCCTCAATGGCTACGAAGTGCTTAACAGGTATTTCGATGAACTGTTCAGCAATAATCCGAACGTATTTGCTTTTGGAGAAGACGTTGGAAAAATCGGTGATGTGAACCAGGGCTTTGCGGGCTTGCAACAAAAGCATGGTAAATTACGTATTTCCGATACAGGCATCCGTGAACTGACGATCATGGGCCAGGGAATTGGTATGGCGTTGCGCGGTTTACGTCCGATAGCTGAGATCCAATACCTGGATTACCTGTTGTATGGTTTGCAGCCTTTGAGTGATGATGTTGCCTCGCTGCAATATCGTACTAAGGGCAAACAGTTCTGCCCGATTATCGTACGTACCCGCGGTCACAGGCTTGAAGGTATCTGGCACTCGGGATCGCCGATGGGCATGATCATAAATTCACTACGCGGATTTCATATCTGCGTGCCGCGGAATATGGTACAGGCGGCTGGTATGTACAATACATTGCTGCAGGCACATGAGCCGGCATTGCTGATCGAGTCGCTGAATGGTTATCGCCTGAAAGAAACGATGCCTGAGAATTTAACAGAATTTACCGTCCCATTAGGTGTGGTGGATGTGTTGAAAGAAGGCTCAGATATTACGATTGTGTCTTACGGTTCTACGCTGCGTGTCGTTGAAGAAGCGATGCAGACGCTCGATGAATTGGGCATATCCGTAGAGTTACTGGATATACAAACCTTGCTGCCATTCGACATTCATCAAACTATTCTGAAATCGCTTAAGAAAACGAACAGGATATTATTTGTAGATGAAGATGTACCCGGAGGTGGAACAGCGTTTATGTTCCAGCAGGTGATTGAAGGTCAGGGTGGTTATCGTCACCTGGACGTATCGCCAAGAACTTTATCAGCGCAGCCGCACAGGCCGGCATATGGTTCCGATGGGGATTACTTCTCTAAGCCAAATGTAGAAGATGTAATTGCCGTTGTGGTAGATATGATGGAAGAATAA
- a CDS encoding MarR family winged helix-turn-helix transcriptional regulator, producing the protein MSNIEKLIATKNFTSEHHRGLVGLIFVGNWIVSKHQQFFKQYDITMQQYNILRILRGQHPRAANINTLKERMLDKMSDVSRLVERLRKSDLVERKSCEVDRRAVDVKITAKGLQLLKTIDGEIEKLDDCLKSSLNDKEVVQLNKLLDKVLNAY; encoded by the coding sequence ATGTCTAATATTGAAAAGCTCATTGCTACCAAAAATTTCACTAGCGAACATCATCGGGGCCTGGTAGGGCTCATTTTCGTCGGCAACTGGATCGTGAGCAAACACCAGCAATTTTTTAAGCAGTATGATATCACGATGCAGCAATACAACATTCTCCGTATACTGCGCGGTCAACACCCCAGAGCAGCCAACATCAACACCCTGAAGGAAAGAATGCTCGATAAAATGAGCGATGTATCACGCCTCGTTGAACGACTCCGTAAATCTGACCTGGTAGAACGTAAAAGTTGTGAGGTAGATCGCCGCGCCGTAGATGTAAAGATCACCGCTAAAGGCCTGCAACTACTGAAAACCATCGATGGAGAAATCGAAAAACTGGATGACTGCCTTAAATCTTCCCTCAACGATAAAGAAGTGGTGCAATTGAATAAATTACTGGATAAGGTTTTGAACGCATACTAG